The proteins below come from a single Xenopus tropicalis strain Nigerian chromosome 9, UCB_Xtro_10.0, whole genome shotgun sequence genomic window:
- the MGC145244 gene encoding uncharacterized protein LOC779912 isoform X1, with protein sequence MPKCIVRSCPHKSGKKIQYPDVILHVFPKNFERIKRWLQQTGQEFKDLDRYAQCILEEKKNDNYRMCSDHFAPECYTFRGSTKALREDAVPTIFPDANGRPMIKESNFNRSYAKKIRLQAQLAETQASNSQNTEVPAAFMSHADSLASYLAGKRRDASTQTEGHGVATDQAAEFPEIVMPTNAEPDLCNSNMIKELMGEKIPLHDKQTSCLGRNCSVGGSTVTSVQSQKRKESSLPLETTHEVSVTIEDISEEDIVQERKFLVFESCLDTLFYKLTCGAGVGCTSPVGSFRKHVDGSFLSVTGCCVNGHQFQLWQSQPYLEQVAAGNLLLSAAILFSGSNFKQVHEMNNLLGLQQISRTDYLKHQKEFLFGTIDHHWLLEQQRVKEEIGKKALCIVADEMYSSSKHTAKHCSYAMIDQATQKVVDFKACPLARIRSLTVRRAFQNCLDRILDDKFDVHAVATDCHPGIERLMREKYVAINHQYKVCSYSKELKKRLILASKKKMSEKIELWINPIINHFWWSIKTCGGDGNMLRERWQSLLYHLTNQHNWVDLDLYSSCSHKPLTWKERKATPWLKKKSLAYKHLVEVVKDPQMEKDFPHLSCYCHTGYVVSFHSYIRKYRASLALDMDSMEARTKLAVLAHNHNIGKQGKIRVPVKHKKWFDMQKEMKIASRANSRWLVKTVHGEMSNAHLKGLLTDLLRMCNGKLVSPWKARSVHLPHSARAARRPVAGAKRK encoded by the coding sequence ATGCCAAAGTGTATAGTCCGAAGTTGCCCTCACAAGAGTGGAAAAAAGATTCAGTACCCTGATGTGATTCTGCACGTATTCCCCAAGAACTTTGAACGAATTAAGAGATGGCTTCAACAGACCGGTCAGGAATTCAAAGATCTGGATAGATACGCGCAGTGCATTCTGGAAGAGAAGAAAAATGACAATTATCGCATGTGCTCTGACCACTTCGCCCCGGAATGTTACACATTTAGAGGAAGCACTAAGGCTCTGAGGGAAGATGCGGTGCCCACTATATTTCCCGATGCGAATGGGAGACCAATGATAAAAGAAAGCAACTTCAATCGATCGTATGCTAAAAAAATACGACTGCAGGCCCAATTAGCAGAGACGCAAGCATCAAATTCTCAGAACACTGAGGTACCAGCTGCATTCATGAGCCATGCAGATTCCTTAGCCAGTTATTTAGCTGGCAAAAGGAGAGATGCAAGCACTCAAACAGAGGGACATGGCGTTGCCACAGACCAAGCCGCTGAGTTTCCAGAAATTGTGATGCCAACAAATGCTGAGCCTGACCTCTGTAACAGTAACATGATTAAAGAGTTAATGGGTGAGAAGATCCCTTTGCATGATAAGCAAACATCTTGTCTTGGCAGGAACTGTTCTGTTGGGGGGTCCACTGTAACCTCTGTGCAGTCACAAAAGAGGAAAGAATCTTCTCTCCCGTTGGAAACTACTCATGAAGTCAGTGTGACCATTGAAGACATTTCAGAAGAGGATATAGTGCAAGAAAGGAAATTTTTGGTCTTCGAGTCATGCCTGGATACCTTGTTCTATAAACTCACGTGCGGTGCCGGTGTAGGCTGCACGTCTCCAGTCGGGAGCTTCAGAAAACATGTCGACGGCTCATTTCTCTCAGTAACTGGGTGTTGTGTGAATGGGCATCAATTCCAGTTGTGGCAAAGCCAGCCATACTTGGAACAGGTTGCTGCTGGGAATCTTCTGTTATCGGCTGCCATTCTCTTTAGTGGCTCTAATTTTAAGCAAGTCCATGAAATGAATAACCTCTTGGGGTTGCAGCAGATATCCAGAACTGATTATTTGAAACATCAAAAGGAATTTCTCTTTGGGACTATTGACCATCACTGGCTTCTGGAGCAGCAGAGAGTCAAGGAAGAAATTGGCAAAAAAGCTTTGTGTATTGTTGCGGATGAGATGTACAGCAGCTCCAAGCACACAGCGAAACATTGTTCCTATGCAATGATAGATCAGGCTACACAAAAGGTTGTTGATTTCAAAGCTTGTCCCCTTGCCCGGATTAGGTCTTTAACTGTGAGAAGGGCTTTTCAGAATTGCCTTGACCGGATACTGGATGACAAATTTGATGTGCATGCTGTTGCTACAGATTGCCACCCTGGAATAGAGAGATTAATGCGAGAGAAGTATGTGGCCATTAACCATCAATATAAAGTCTGCAGTTATTCTAAAGAACTAAAGAAGCGCCTGATCCTGGCCAGTAAGAAAAAGATGAGTGAAAAAATTGAGTTATGGATAAATCCCATCATCAACCATTTTTGGTGGAGCATTAAAACTTGCGGTGGGGATGGAAACATGCTTCGTGAAAGGTGGCAGTCTCTTCTATATCACCTCACAAACCAGCATAACTGGGTGGATTTAGACCTGTATAGTTCTTGTTCCCATAAGCCACTAACGTGGAAGGAGAGGAAGGCCACCCCCTGGCTGAAAAAAAAGAGCCTAGCCTATAAGCATCTTGTGGAAGTTGTAAAAGACCCACAGATGGAAAAAGACTTTCCTCATCTGTCTTGCTACTGCCACACTGGTTACGTTGTTAGCTTCCATAGCTACATTCGTAAGTACAGAGCCAGTTTAGCGCTTGATATGGATTCGATGGAAGCGAGGACCAAACTGGCCGTACTTGCCCACAACCATAATATTGGTAAACAGGGCAAAATACGAGTGCCCGTGAAGCATAAAAAATGGTTTGATATGCAAAAAGAAATGAAGATTGCCTCCAGAGCAAATAGCAGATGGCTTGTGAAAACTGTTCACGGAGAAATGTCAAACGCACATTTGAAAGGTTTGTTAACGGACCTTCTTAGAATGTGCAATGGCAAACTCGTCTCCCCATGGAAAGCGAGATCTGTGcatcttccccacagtgcaaggGCTGCACGTCGACCTGTCGCTGgagcaaaaagaaaataa
- the MGC145244 gene encoding uncharacterized protein LOC779912 (The RefSeq protein has 2 substitutions, 1 frameshift compared to this genomic sequence), translating into MPKCIVRSCPHKSGKKIQYPDVILHVFPKNFERIKRWLQQTGQEFKDLDRYAQCILEEKKNDNYRMCSDHFAPECYTFRGSTKALREDAVPTIFPDANGRPMIKESNFNRSYAKKIRLQAQLAETQASNSQNTEVPAAFMSHADSLASYLAGKRRDASTQTEGHGVATDQAAEFPEIVMPTNAEPDLCNSNMIKELMGEKIPLHDKQTSCLGRNCSVGGSTVTSVQSQKRKESSLPLETTHEVSVTIEDISEEDIVQERKFLVFESCLDTLFYKLTCGAGVGCTSPVGSFRKHVDGSFLSVTGCCVNGHQFQLWQSQPYLEQVAAGNLLLSAAILFSGSNFKQVHEMNNLLGLQQISRTDYLKHQKEFLFGTIDHHWLLEQQRVKEEIGKKALCIVADEMYSSSKHTAKHCSYAMIDQATQKVVDFKACPLARIRSITVRRAFQNCLDRILDDKFDVHAVATDCHPGIERLMREKYVAINHQYKVCSYSKELKKRLILASKKKMSEKIELWINPIINHFWWSIKTCGGDGNMLRERWRSLLYHLTNQHNWVDLDLYSSCSHKPLTWKERKATPWLKKKEPSL; encoded by the exons ATGCCAAAGTGTATAGTCCGAAGTTGCCCTCACAAGAGTGGAAAAAAGATTCAGTACCCTGATGTGATTCTGCACGTATTCCCCAAGAACTTTGAACGAATTAAGAGATGGCTTCAACAGACCGGTCAGGAATTCAAAGATCTGGATAGATACGCGCAGTGCATTCTGGAAGAGAAGAAAAATGACAATTATCGCATGTGCTCTGACCACTTCGCCCCGGAATGTTACACATTTAGAGGAAGCACTAAGGCTCTGAGGGAAGATGCGGTGCCCACTATATTTCCCGATGCGAATGGGAGACCAATGATAAAAGAAAGCAACTTCAATCGATCGTATGCTAAAAAAATACGACTGCAGGCCCAATTAGCAGAGACGCAAGCATCAAATTCTCAGAACACTGAGGTACCAGCTGCATTCATGAGCCATGCAGATTCCTTAGCCAGTTATTTAGCTGGCAAAAGGAGAGATGCAAGCACTCAAACAGAGGGACATGGCGTTGCCACAGACCAAGCCGCTGAGTTTCCAGAAATTGTGATGCCAACAAATGCTGAGCCTGACCTCTGTAACAGTAACATGATTAAAGAGTTAATGGGTGAGAAGATCCCTTTGCATGATAAGCAAACATCTTGTCTTGGCAGGAACTGTTCTGTTGGGGGGTCCACTGTAACCTCTGTGCAGTCACAAAAGAGGAAAGAATCTTCTCTCCCGTTGGAAACTACTCATGAAGTCAGTGTGACCATTGAAGACATTTCAGAAGAGGATATAGTGCAAGAAAGGAAATTTTTGGTCTTCGAGTCATGCCTGGATACCTTGTTCTATAAACTCACGTGCGGTGCCGGTGTAGGCTGCACGTCTCCAGTCGGGAGCTTCAGAAAACATGTCGACGGCTCATTTCTCTCAGTAACTGGGTGTTGTGTGAATGGGCATCAATTCCAGTTGTGGCAAAGCCAGCCATACTTGGAACAGGTTGCTGCTGGGAATCTTCTGTTATCGGCTGCCATTCTCTTTAGTGGCTCTAATTTTAAGCAAGTCCATGAAATGAATAACCTCTTGGGGTTGCAGCAGATATCCAGAACTGATTATTTGAAACATCAAAAGGAATTTCTCTTTGGGACTATTGACCATCACTGGCTTCTGGAGCAGCAGAGAGTCAAGGAAGAAATTGGCAAAAAAGCTTTGTGTATTGTTGCGGATGAGATGTACAGCAGCTCCAAGCACACAGCGAAACATTGTTCCTATGCAATGATAGATCAGGCTACACAAAAGGTTGTTGATTTCAAAGCTTGTCCCCTTGCCCGGATTAGGTCTTTAACTGTGAGAAGGGCTTTTCAGAATTGCCTTGACCGGATACTGGATGACAAATTTGATGTGCATGCTGTTGCTACAGATTGCCACCCTGGAATAGAGAGATTAATGCGAGAGAAGTATGTGGCCATTAACCATCAATATAAAGTCTGCAGTTATTCTAAAGAACTAAAGAAGCGCCTGATCCTGGCCAGTAAGAAAAAGATGAGTGAAAAAATTGAGTTATGGATAAATCCCATCATCAACCATTTTTGGTGGAGCATTAAAACTTGCGGTGGGGATGGAAACATGCTTCGTGAAAGGTGGCAGTCTCTTCTATATCACCTCACAAACCAGCATAACTGGGTGGATTTAGACCTGTATAGTTCTTGTTCCCATAAGCCACTAACGTGGAAGGAGAGGAAGGCCACCCCCTGGCTGAAAAAA GAGCCTAGCCTATAA